A window of Parasynechococcus marenigrum WH 8102 contains these coding sequences:
- a CDS encoding sulfotransferase domain-containing protein, which yields MRLPDFLGIGTQKGGTTFVYELLKQHPQVFMAAPKEQHFFTLHWQQGVDWYRNQFALATSDQMCGEVTPYYLFHPEAPRRIHSVMPRTKLIVVLRDPVERALSQYFHSKRLGLEALSLEDALAAEPQRLEDSDEVLATGKPHRSHQQHSYVSRGRYEQQISRFKQFFSNQQLLLMRSEQLFAQPDVAWRQILDFLGLSFVQCPQQKPVYAGGGEAANVSSEIKNQLRQQLSSTYQWMQDSFE from the coding sequence GTGAGACTTCCAGACTTTCTCGGGATTGGCACCCAGAAAGGTGGAACCACGTTTGTGTACGAACTGCTGAAGCAGCATCCGCAGGTGTTTATGGCTGCTCCGAAAGAGCAGCATTTTTTTACGCTTCATTGGCAGCAAGGTGTTGACTGGTATCGAAATCAATTTGCATTGGCAACAAGTGATCAGATGTGTGGAGAGGTAACTCCTTATTATTTATTTCATCCGGAAGCGCCACGGCGCATTCACTCTGTGATGCCGAGGACCAAGTTGATTGTCGTACTGCGGGATCCGGTTGAACGCGCCTTGTCTCAGTATTTCCACAGCAAGCGTTTGGGTCTGGAAGCATTGAGCTTGGAGGATGCTTTGGCTGCGGAGCCGCAGCGATTAGAGGATAGTGATGAGGTTTTAGCGACCGGCAAACCGCATCGAAGTCATCAGCAGCATAGTTATGTGAGTCGTGGACGGTATGAGCAACAAATCAGCCGTTTTAAGCAGTTTTTTTCTAACCAACAATTGCTGTTGATGCGCAGTGAGCAATTGTTTGCGCAGCCTGATGTTGCATGGAGACAAATTCTTGATTTTCTTGGCTTGAGTTTTGTTCAATGCCCTCAGCAAAAGCCTGTTTATGCTGGTGGTGGTGAGGCTGCCAATGTGTCCTCTGAAATTAAAAACCAATTGCGCCAACAGCTAAGTAGTACTTACCAATGGATGCAGGATAGTTTCGAATGA
- a CDS encoding glycosyltransferase family 4 protein, translating to MNLLFIHGNFPGQFKDIAPALALNTNGKTYFLSLSDNPQNIVLPRVQFRQFKLHRDVGSETHAYVQSAELAVLKGQAVLRALDQLHKQEGFMPDVVICHGGMGFGLFVKSLLPNVRLISYLEWYFTPSNSQELILNPSINDFCRLECRNIPILQEAAQADQLVCPTRWQRDQFPAFIRDRIQVVFDGVDLDFFSPGPPADPLVLNANRESPLQFTSDQLLLTYGTRGMEPLRGFPEFMRAAAVAQQTFPQLHVIVFGKDRSAYSYPSPHPSGSWKQFMLEQLEGQLDLERLHFTGLLNYGELVQLFRRSDLHCYFTRPYVVSWGVFQAVACGARLLVNDFAGIDEVFDGKPFFSPVDLDHQEQINASVIECLRVEKESNAVSLPSSLSLSSCIAQWVDLIFSM from the coding sequence ATGAACCTTCTTTTTATCCATGGTAACTTTCCGGGTCAGTTTAAGGATATTGCCCCTGCTCTTGCTTTGAATACCAACGGCAAGACATATTTTCTCAGTTTATCGGATAATCCCCAGAATATTGTTCTTCCGCGGGTTCAGTTTCGTCAATTTAAGCTGCATCGAGATGTCGGTTCTGAGACGCATGCCTATGTGCAATCGGCTGAGCTTGCTGTGCTCAAGGGACAAGCCGTGCTTCGTGCGCTTGATCAGTTGCATAAACAGGAAGGTTTTATGCCAGATGTTGTGATTTGCCACGGCGGCATGGGGTTTGGCCTTTTTGTGAAATCATTATTGCCTAATGTTCGCTTGATTTCCTACTTGGAGTGGTACTTTACGCCGTCAAATAGCCAAGAGTTGATTCTGAATCCCTCTATTAACGATTTTTGTCGTCTGGAATGTCGGAATATTCCTATTCTCCAGGAAGCAGCACAGGCTGATCAGCTGGTCTGTCCAACACGTTGGCAAAGGGATCAATTTCCAGCATTCATCAGGGATCGTATTCAGGTTGTTTTTGATGGCGTTGATCTTGATTTCTTCAGCCCCGGGCCTCCAGCTGATCCACTTGTTCTCAACGCCAATCGTGAATCACCACTGCAATTCACATCTGATCAGTTGTTGTTGACCTATGGAACGCGAGGGATGGAGCCACTCCGTGGTTTTCCTGAATTCATGCGGGCTGCTGCAGTTGCTCAACAGACGTTTCCTCAGTTACATGTCATTGTATTTGGAAAAGATCGTTCAGCTTATAGTTATCCAAGCCCTCACCCGAGTGGTAGTTGGAAACAATTCATGCTTGAACAGTTGGAAGGGCAGCTGGATCTAGAAAGGCTGCATTTTACAGGCTTACTCAATTACGGCGAGTTGGTTCAGTTGTTCCGTCGTAGCGATCTTCATTGTTATTTCACGCGTCCATATGTGGTGAGCTGGGGTGTTTTCCAAGCTGTTGCTTGCGGTGCTCGGTTGCTGGTGAATGACTTTGCAGGTATCGATGAAGTGTTTGATGGAAAGCCCTTCTTCTCCCCGGTAGATCTCGACCATCAAGAGCAAATTAATGCCTCTGTTATTGAATGTCTGCGTGTTGAAAAGGAATCAAATGCTGTTAGTCTTCCCTCTTCGCTTTCACTGTCGTCATGCATTGCCCAATGGGTTGATTTAATCTTTTCTATGTAA
- a CDS encoding beta strand repeat-containing protein has protein sequence MATLTTVAGGTSNPDYIEVSELKDWFLDAKEGNDEVVVEETSTGFELYGAGDSDTLTAMGDVADAMIKGGAAADYITIKGATTNTSVYGGKAADSITFDRAVVGGVVYGDTNKDTITFTDKVSGGTIVDGGADDDSLTFNKRITSVTVRGGAARDAISVAESLDSLVDAGGDNDNLSISGSHSNLIAKGGEGADTLDLTLAGTGNRFYGGKDNDSIKIDTAAAVAVHGDNDNDTIEIASVVSGASVFGGDGADTLSLTAARAGSELVAKGNSGNDKIDGATSESDETIFGGQGNDTIISSADGSRTYYGDKGDDVISIGTNEASMVSGGEGADSINVNTVVTAADEKFHTVIGGAGVDTIVAAGSTDAKYATSLQYSSFAEFFTAGDVVDSITVGDGTYVKANVAEALSFIDIDSFDRVTMSAGTDGKRTIAAEGLIIATTDAVTTGSSIVFDSSAEDYIAGIDLSASATTAGSLIDNSAGNGATQGMILKGTEGDNTILGGDGADQITGGSGGDSLTGGEGADTIDAGTEGTDILVGGDGDDYLDLNTDLSKDDLITGGDGTDTIAFSHKSASTNILDRVSEVEVVKLENAKDNASITLLDTTIASGKSLTVTTNNASFTGKLTFNASAETDGSVNVTGGASADTITGSAGADTFNGGGGVDSITGGLGIDFYDFSTVANWGDTITDYGKSTATANAQNTTALSNEAISLNGEALAFSDAAISSNANSAIVGSYTPPSGDNASTFNATALKSGTTAAPAVVDQAYAQFLYNTDTGVLSFDADGTGTNNTAVTVATLLNGATAPTLTSTDLVIFA, from the coding sequence GTGGCAACTCTCACCACCGTCGCAGGCGGTACTTCCAATCCCGACTACATCGAAGTTTCCGAGCTCAAGGATTGGTTCCTTGACGCCAAGGAAGGAAACGACGAGGTCGTTGTCGAAGAGACCTCAACTGGTTTTGAGCTCTATGGCGCAGGCGACTCAGACACCCTCACCGCAATGGGTGACGTTGCTGACGCCATGATCAAAGGCGGTGCAGCTGCTGACTACATCACCATCAAGGGTGCAACCACAAACACTTCGGTTTACGGTGGTAAGGCCGCTGACAGCATCACTTTCGACCGAGCTGTTGTTGGTGGAGTTGTCTACGGAGACACCAATAAGGACACAATCACTTTCACCGACAAGGTGAGTGGTGGAACCATCGTTGACGGTGGTGCTGATGATGACTCCCTCACGTTCAACAAGCGGATCACTAGTGTGACCGTTAGGGGCGGTGCAGCCCGCGACGCGATCAGTGTTGCTGAATCACTGGATTCTTTAGTTGACGCTGGTGGAGATAATGACAACCTATCTATCTCAGGTTCTCACTCCAACCTGATCGCGAAGGGTGGCGAGGGTGCTGATACGCTCGATCTTACTCTTGCGGGAACTGGCAACAGGTTCTACGGCGGCAAGGACAACGATTCAATCAAGATCGATACAGCCGCTGCAGTAGCTGTTCACGGTGATAATGATAACGACACAATTGAAATTGCTAGTGTTGTTTCAGGTGCAAGCGTATTCGGTGGCGATGGAGCTGACACACTTTCCCTGACTGCCGCCCGAGCTGGTTCAGAATTAGTAGCCAAGGGTAATTCCGGCAACGACAAAATCGATGGTGCTACCTCTGAGTCCGATGAAACCATTTTCGGTGGACAAGGTAATGACACCATCATTAGTAGTGCCGATGGATCTCGTACGTACTACGGTGACAAAGGCGACGACGTCATCAGCATTGGCACAAATGAAGCCAGCATGGTTTCGGGCGGCGAAGGTGCTGACTCAATTAACGTCAACACTGTAGTTACGGCTGCTGATGAAAAGTTCCACACTGTCATTGGTGGTGCTGGCGTAGACACAATTGTCGCAGCAGGTTCTACAGATGCTAAATACGCAACTAGCCTTCAGTATTCATCCTTCGCTGAATTCTTCACCGCTGGTGATGTCGTCGACTCAATCACTGTCGGTGATGGCACTTACGTAAAAGCAAATGTCGCTGAGGCATTGTCTTTCATCGATATTGACTCGTTCGATCGAGTTACGATGAGCGCTGGAACAGATGGTAAGCGTACTATCGCGGCCGAAGGTCTGATCATCGCCACTACAGATGCGGTGACCACCGGTTCATCAATCGTCTTCGACAGCAGTGCAGAGGACTACATCGCTGGTATTGACCTCTCCGCAAGCGCAACCACTGCAGGTTCCTTGATCGATAACTCTGCAGGTAACGGTGCCACTCAGGGAATGATCCTGAAGGGTACTGAAGGTGACAACACCATTTTGGGTGGTGATGGCGCTGATCAAATCACTGGTGGATCCGGTGGTGACAGCCTCACCGGTGGTGAAGGAGCTGACACGATTGATGCTGGTACTGAAGGTACCGACATTCTTGTTGGTGGTGATGGAGATGACTACCTCGATCTGAACACCGACCTTTCTAAAGACGACCTCATCACTGGTGGTGACGGTACTGATACCATCGCTTTCAGTCACAAATCTGCCTCCACCAACATTCTCGACAGAGTGTCTGAAGTGGAAGTCGTCAAACTGGAAAATGCAAAAGACAACGCATCCATCACGCTCCTCGATACAACAATTGCATCCGGCAAGAGCCTGACAGTTACGACCAACAATGCAAGCTTCACAGGCAAGCTCACCTTCAACGCAAGCGCTGAAACTGATGGTTCAGTGAATGTCACTGGCGGTGCCTCCGCTGACACCATTACAGGTTCAGCTGGCGCTGACACCTTTAATGGTGGCGGTGGTGTTGACAGCATCACTGGTGGTCTTGGAATTGATTTCTACGACTTCTCAACAGTTGCAAACTGGGGAGATACCATTACCGATTACGGAAAGAGCACTGCTACGGCTAATGCTCAAAACACCACAGCTCTCTCGAACGAGGCCATTTCTCTTAACGGTGAAGCTCTGGCCTTCAGTGATGCTGCAATTTCATCAAATGCAAATTCAGCCATTGTTGGTTCCTACACTCCACCATCTGGAGACAACGCATCCACCTTCAACGCAACTGCCTTGAAGTCTGGTACTACAGCCGCCCCTGCAGTCGTGGATCAGGCTTATGCACAGTTCCTGTACAACACAGACACCGGTGTCCTCAGCTTCGACGCTGACGGAACTGGCACTAACAACACGGCAGTTACTGTTGCAACTCTATTAAACGGAGCTACTGCGCCTACATTGACTTCAACTGATCTTGTGATTTTCGCTTGA
- the secA gene encoding preprotein translocase subunit SecA has translation MLKLLLGDPNARKLKRYQPIVSDINLLEEDIFPLSDDALRDKTAAFQEQLASAGSLENQRPILDEILPEAFAVVREAGKRVLGMRHFDVQLIGGMVLHEGQIAEMKTGEGKTLVATLPSYLNALTGRGVHVVTVNDYLARRDAEWMGQVHRFLGLSVGLIQQDMRPEERRRNYNCDITYATNSELGFDYLRDNMAADISEVVQREFQYCVIDEVDSILIDEARTPLIISGQVQRPQEKYQQAAQVAQALTRAAEMGKDGIDPEGDYEVDEKQRSCTLTDEGFAKAEQMLGVQDLFDPQDPWAHYITNALKAKDLFVKDVNYIVRDGEAVIVDEFTGRVMPGRRWSDGQHQAIEAKEALPIQAETQTLASITYQNFFLLYPRLAGMTGTAKTEEVEFEKTYKLETTIVPTNRVRARQDWPDQVYKTETAKWRAVANETVDIHKNGRPVLVGTTSVEKSELLSALLAEQEIPHNLLNAKPENVERESEIVAQAGRAGAVTIATNMAGRGTDIILGGNSDYMARLKLREVLLGRLVKPEENHKPPVPLQRNAAAGFSEAPTASATPSRDSLYPCVLTDDTDQTLAQLARDLVKAWGDRALTLIELEERIATAAEKAPTDDPNIQALRAATARVKGEFDAVVKQEEQRVREAGGLHVIGTERHESRRVDNQLRGRAGRQGDPGSTRFFLSLGDNLLRIFGGDRVAGLMNAFRVEEDMPIESGMLTRSLEGAQKKVETYYYDIRKQVFEYDEVMNNQRRAVYSERRRVLDGRALKKQVIGYGERTMNEIVEAYVNPDLPPEEWDTAQLVAKVKEFVYLLEDLTPEQVQGLGMDELKAFLQEQLRNAYDIKEGQVEQQRPGLMREAERFFILQQIDTLWREHLQAMDALRESVGLRGYGQKDPLIEYKNEGYDMFLEMMTNMRRNVIYSMFMFQPAAPQQSQV, from the coding sequence ATGCTCAAGCTCCTGCTGGGTGACCCCAATGCCCGCAAGCTGAAGCGCTACCAGCCGATTGTGTCCGACATCAATCTGCTGGAGGAGGACATATTCCCTCTTTCGGATGATGCCCTGCGGGACAAGACGGCAGCCTTCCAGGAGCAGCTGGCGAGTGCGGGCAGCCTCGAGAATCAGCGGCCGATCCTCGATGAGATCCTGCCGGAGGCCTTTGCAGTGGTGCGTGAGGCCGGTAAGCGTGTGCTCGGTATGCGCCACTTCGATGTTCAATTGATCGGCGGCATGGTGCTGCATGAGGGTCAGATCGCTGAAATGAAAACTGGGGAAGGCAAGACCCTGGTGGCCACGTTGCCCAGCTACCTCAACGCCCTCACTGGTCGTGGTGTGCATGTGGTCACCGTCAACGACTACCTCGCCCGTCGTGATGCGGAATGGATGGGGCAGGTGCATCGCTTCCTCGGTCTCTCTGTGGGCTTGATCCAGCAGGACATGCGTCCTGAGGAAAGGCGCCGCAACTACAACTGCGACATCACCTACGCCACTAACTCCGAGTTGGGCTTCGACTACCTGCGGGACAACATGGCCGCAGACATCAGCGAAGTCGTTCAACGGGAGTTTCAATACTGCGTGATCGACGAGGTTGACTCGATCCTGATCGATGAAGCCCGCACGCCGTTGATCATTTCCGGCCAGGTGCAGCGGCCCCAGGAGAAATACCAGCAGGCGGCCCAGGTTGCGCAGGCGCTCACTAGGGCTGCGGAGATGGGGAAAGACGGCATTGATCCGGAAGGCGACTACGAGGTCGACGAGAAGCAGCGCAGCTGCACCCTCACCGATGAGGGCTTCGCCAAGGCTGAGCAGATGCTGGGGGTGCAGGATCTGTTTGATCCCCAGGACCCCTGGGCCCACTACATCACCAATGCCCTCAAGGCCAAGGATCTGTTCGTTAAGGACGTTAATTACATCGTTCGTGATGGCGAAGCCGTGATCGTTGATGAGTTCACCGGTCGTGTGATGCCCGGCCGTCGCTGGAGCGATGGCCAACACCAGGCGATTGAAGCCAAGGAAGCGCTGCCGATTCAGGCTGAAACCCAAACCCTTGCGTCCATCACCTACCAGAATTTCTTCCTGCTCTACCCGCGCCTGGCAGGGATGACCGGCACGGCCAAAACGGAAGAGGTGGAGTTCGAGAAGACCTACAAGCTCGAAACCACCATCGTCCCCACCAACCGGGTCCGCGCCCGCCAGGACTGGCCCGACCAGGTCTACAAAACAGAAACCGCCAAGTGGCGGGCTGTGGCCAACGAAACCGTTGATATTCACAAGAACGGCAGGCCCGTGTTGGTGGGCACCACCTCCGTTGAAAAGAGCGAACTGCTTAGTGCCCTGCTGGCTGAGCAAGAGATTCCCCACAACCTGCTCAACGCCAAGCCGGAGAACGTTGAGCGGGAATCGGAAATCGTGGCTCAGGCCGGTCGCGCCGGGGCGGTCACCATCGCCACCAACATGGCGGGTCGTGGTACCGACATCATTCTTGGTGGCAACAGCGATTACATGGCTCGGCTCAAGCTGCGCGAGGTGTTGCTGGGTCGATTGGTGAAACCCGAGGAGAATCACAAACCACCCGTTCCCTTGCAGCGCAACGCCGCGGCAGGCTTTTCAGAGGCGCCAACCGCGTCGGCGACCCCCAGTCGCGACAGCCTCTACCCCTGTGTTCTCACGGACGACACCGATCAGACTCTGGCTCAGCTGGCTCGGGATCTGGTGAAGGCCTGGGGCGATCGGGCCTTGACCTTGATCGAGCTGGAGGAACGCATTGCCACGGCAGCCGAGAAGGCTCCCACCGATGACCCCAACATTCAGGCCCTGCGTGCGGCCACCGCTCGAGTTAAGGGTGAGTTCGATGCAGTGGTCAAGCAGGAAGAGCAGCGGGTTCGCGAAGCCGGTGGGTTGCATGTGATCGGCACCGAGCGGCACGAATCTCGCCGGGTCGACAACCAGTTGCGTGGCCGTGCCGGCCGCCAGGGTGATCCGGGCTCCACACGCTTTTTCCTCTCCCTCGGCGACAACCTGCTGCGGATCTTCGGGGGTGACCGGGTGGCCGGGTTGATGAATGCCTTCCGGGTGGAAGAGGATATGCCGATCGAATCCGGCATGCTCACCCGTTCGTTGGAAGGCGCTCAGAAGAAGGTGGAAACCTATTACTACGACATCCGTAAACAGGTGTTCGAATACGACGAGGTGATGAACAATCAGCGCCGCGCCGTGTATTCCGAACGCCGCCGTGTGTTGGATGGCCGTGCCCTTAAAAAACAGGTGATTGGTTACGGCGAACGCACGATGAATGAGATCGTGGAGGCCTATGTGAACCCCGATCTGCCGCCGGAGGAGTGGGATACGGCGCAGTTGGTCGCCAAGGTGAAGGAGTTTGTTTATCTCTTGGAGGATCTCACCCCCGAGCAGGTGCAGGGCCTAGGGATGGACGAACTCAAAGCATTCCTGCAGGAACAGCTGCGCAATGCCTACGACATCAAGGAGGGTCAGGTGGAGCAGCAGCGCCCTGGTTTGATGCGAGAAGCGGAACGCTTTTTCATCCTTCAACAGATCGATACCCTCTGGCGCGAACACCTCCAGGCCATGGATGCCCTCAGGGAATCCGTCGGTTTGCGTGGTTATGGTCAGAAGGATCCACTGATCGAATATAAAAACGAGGGCTACGACATGTTCCTCGAAATGATGACGAACATGCGGCGGAATGTGATCTACTCCATGTTTATGTTCCAACCTGCCGCTCCTCAACAGAGTCAGGTCTGA
- a CDS encoding glycosyltransferase family 2 protein, producing MSPWSSPLLRRPWFGHRPLLSVVVVSYNMTRELKRTLYSLSPKFQRDVKAQDYEVIVVDNGSTLPPDPSDWIQRPGWSVRVVCWPAWDVSPCRAVNAGVAQARARHVCVMVDGARMVSPGLISGMLNILRADPDALAITLGFHLGMQPQNVSITQGYNQREEDRLLRKIRWRNNGYQLFSVSCLALSSAGGWFAPITESNCFALKRKRFQELGGFDERFQSPGGGLVNLDFFRTAIASPLLRPWMLLGEGSFHQIHGGVATNVPMEKHPGLQFALEYEQIRGESYAPPRYEPSYYGSLPEVTRRWIDPSTAVTNAS from the coding sequence ATGTCTCCCTGGTCGTCACCCTTGCTACGTCGCCCTTGGTTCGGCCATCGACCTCTTCTTTCTGTGGTGGTGGTTTCTTACAACATGACCCGGGAGCTCAAGCGCACCCTTTATTCGCTATCGCCGAAATTTCAAAGGGATGTGAAGGCTCAGGACTACGAGGTGATTGTGGTAGACAACGGCTCAACCCTGCCGCCTGATCCGTCGGATTGGATTCAACGGCCAGGTTGGTCAGTCCGTGTGGTTTGCTGGCCAGCCTGGGATGTGTCGCCCTGTCGTGCCGTGAATGCGGGTGTTGCTCAGGCCCGGGCACGTCATGTTTGTGTGATGGTTGATGGTGCTCGCATGGTGTCGCCTGGGTTGATCTCAGGAATGCTGAATATCCTGCGAGCTGACCCTGATGCCCTGGCCATTACCCTTGGCTTTCATCTGGGCATGCAGCCGCAAAATGTATCGATCACCCAGGGTTATAACCAAAGGGAGGAAGATCGACTGTTGCGAAAGATTCGCTGGCGTAACAATGGATATCAGCTGTTTTCAGTTTCTTGTTTGGCGTTGTCATCAGCCGGGGGCTGGTTTGCCCCCATCACCGAAAGTAATTGTTTTGCGTTGAAGCGCAAACGTTTTCAGGAGCTGGGTGGTTTTGACGAACGCTTTCAATCACCTGGTGGTGGCCTCGTGAACCTCGATTTTTTCCGAACGGCTATCGCATCACCGCTGTTGCGTCCCTGGATGCTTCTCGGTGAAGGCAGTTTTCATCAGATCCACGGCGGTGTTGCAACCAATGTGCCGATGGAGAAGCATCCTGGCCTGCAATTCGCCCTGGAGTATGAACAGATCCGCGGCGAATCTTATGCACCACCGCGCTACGAACCTTCGTACTACGGATCGCTGCCGGAGGTGACCCGGCGTTGGATTGACCCTTCAACGGCAGTGACCAATGCGTCATGA
- a CDS encoding glycosyltransferase family 2 protein: MKLFMTLLVRDEADILALNLEHHLAQGIDFFIVTDNGSVDATPEILQTYADRGLLELIQEPSETYAQAVWVTRMAQRAAALGADWVIHADADEFWIAAQPGLRVRQVVRRLPKDQLILAVQRWNAALSRHVERLDCVEPTTIRWYDSDSRNAVGRPLPPKVLHRGCSDVQIDQGNHSLTWPDAAEPTHSSSELLILHLPLRGYRHYERKIRQGGRSYASNPDLPARLGGTWRQEHLIYLAGDLRRRWREQLLSMSQLLRGRLTGRFRQPPNPITPAQPSRGVICLADDNYFFGVRLLYQSLAGQVPLTVYDLGLGDRARRWVDSHNGISIRPIPQSPLVQAVREACGERSLAKATKREWPLWICPELLLDAPYQQVAWIDADAVVLRGLPKLFQRINRAPFITPENLAPELTANPYELYEALPLARGRPSAPPILLNAGVSGWDQQRDRHLLEAYNHPVRCIFQGKSLNRELVRWHDQGCLIWALQNAGYDASILQHRRWNLCVRHSGLAGLKVDPSSCDLEIQAWLDHARSLEPKANIVHWNGHTVPWL; this comes from the coding sequence ATGAAATTGTTCATGACCCTGTTGGTGCGGGATGAGGCCGACATTCTGGCCTTAAACCTCGAACACCATCTCGCCCAAGGTATTGATTTCTTCATCGTGACCGATAACGGTTCGGTGGATGCCACACCAGAGATTCTTCAAACGTACGCCGATCGCGGTTTGCTGGAACTGATTCAGGAACCATCGGAAACTTATGCCCAGGCGGTGTGGGTCACGCGCATGGCCCAGCGGGCGGCAGCCCTTGGAGCTGATTGGGTGATTCACGCTGATGCCGATGAATTCTGGATCGCTGCGCAGCCGGGGCTGCGGGTGCGTCAGGTGGTTCGGCGACTTCCCAAGGATCAATTGATCCTTGCCGTTCAGCGTTGGAACGCTGCCCTGTCGCGCCATGTTGAACGCCTTGATTGCGTTGAACCAACGACGATTCGCTGGTACGACAGCGATTCGCGCAATGCGGTTGGTCGCCCCTTGCCGCCCAAGGTGTTGCACCGCGGTTGCTCCGATGTGCAGATTGATCAGGGCAATCACAGCCTGACCTGGCCTGATGCTGCGGAACCGACCCACAGCTCTTCGGAGCTGCTGATCCTGCATCTGCCTCTGCGGGGGTATCGGCACTACGAACGCAAAATACGCCAGGGTGGTCGTTCCTATGCCTCCAACCCAGACCTGCCGGCCCGTCTGGGGGGAACCTGGCGTCAGGAGCATTTGATCTATCTCGCTGGAGATCTGCGTCGCCGTTGGCGCGAGCAGTTGCTCTCCATGTCTCAGCTGTTGCGTGGCCGCTTAACAGGTCGTTTTCGCCAGCCGCCCAACCCAATCACGCCGGCTCAACCCAGCCGTGGCGTGATCTGTCTGGCGGACGACAACTACTTCTTTGGTGTACGGCTGCTGTATCAGTCCCTAGCGGGGCAGGTTCCCCTCACCGTCTATGACCTTGGACTTGGTGATCGTGCTCGTCGTTGGGTGGACAGCCACAACGGCATCAGCATCCGGCCGATTCCACAGTCGCCACTGGTGCAGGCCGTGCGGGAGGCCTGCGGAGAGCGCAGCCTGGCCAAGGCCACCAAGCGTGAATGGCCGTTATGGATCTGCCCAGAGTTGCTGTTGGATGCTCCTTATCAGCAGGTCGCCTGGATTGATGCGGATGCGGTGGTGCTTCGCGGCCTGCCGAAGCTGTTCCAGCGCATCAATCGAGCCCCCTTCATCACACCGGAGAATCTGGCGCCGGAGCTAACCGCCAATCCCTATGAGTTGTATGAGGCGCTCCCCCTGGCCCGTGGGCGCCCCTCAGCGCCGCCGATTCTCCTGAATGCTGGTGTCAGCGGTTGGGATCAGCAGCGTGATCGTCATCTTCTTGAGGCTTACAACCACCCCGTGCGTTGCATCTTTCAGGGGAAGTCTCTGAATCGTGAACTGGTGCGTTGGCATGACCAGGGTTGTTTGATCTGGGCTCTGCAAAACGCCGGATATGACGCTTCAATTCTTCAACATCGACGCTGGAATCTTTGTGTCCGTCACAGCGGACTGGCTGGTTTGAAGGTCGATCCATCCAGCTGTGATCTGGAGATTCAGGCCTGGTTGGACCATGCCCGTTCCTTAGAGCCAAAGGCCAACATTGTTCACTGGAATGGCCACACCGTCCCTTGGCTCTAA
- a CDS encoding sulfotransferase family protein — translation MHRSGTSLLTGTLQEAGLVLGDVVTAAPHNRKGNRESLPIRALHDDLMQRAGGDWDRPPQQVSWQPVHTALRDAVIDSHLHDSFWGFKDPRTLFCLEGWLDVLPNLQMVAIVRHPEAVARSLQARNGMALADGLELWRLYNARLLDWLERRPGMPLLHFDDDLGRFRVDVVALTTTLALPRRLKSDALRFPDAALQHQRSGQEPLPPAVDALYQQLLERRFSLCFPPETPRSLDL, via the coding sequence ATGCACCGCAGTGGCACCAGCCTGCTGACCGGAACTCTGCAGGAGGCCGGATTGGTGTTGGGGGATGTTGTGACGGCCGCCCCACACAACCGCAAGGGCAACCGCGAATCATTGCCGATCCGTGCGTTGCACGACGACTTGATGCAGCGAGCCGGTGGCGACTGGGATCGGCCACCGCAACAGGTGAGCTGGCAGCCGGTGCACACAGCACTGCGGGATGCCGTGATTGATTCCCATCTCCATGACAGCTTCTGGGGGTTCAAGGATCCCCGCACACTGTTCTGCCTCGAGGGTTGGCTCGATGTGCTGCCGAATCTGCAGATGGTGGCGATTGTTCGCCATCCCGAAGCTGTGGCTCGGTCTCTGCAGGCTCGCAATGGCATGGCCTTGGCGGATGGCCTGGAACTTTGGCGCCTTTACAACGCACGCCTCCTGGACTGGCTCGAGCGTCGGCCAGGGATGCCGCTCTTGCATTTCGACGACGATTTAGGTCGCTTCCGCGTCGATGTCGTCGCGTTAACGACAACCCTTGCGTTGCCCAGACGACTCAAGTCCGATGCGCTCCGTTTCCCGGATGCAGCGCTGCAACACCAGCGATCGGGCCAGGAACCCTTGCCTCCGGCGGTGGATGCCTTGTATCAGCAGCTGCTTGAGCGGCGCTTCAGCCTGTGTTTTCCCCCAGAAACTCCAAGATCTCTCGATCTTTAA